A genomic window from Nicotiana sylvestris chromosome 11, ASM39365v2, whole genome shotgun sequence includes:
- the LOC138880936 gene encoding uncharacterized protein yields MGDKVQWPKEMRSNPNRRNPDHWCEFHNDHRHKTTDCSFLQSEVDHLLKQGYLIELFSEKGKKAYMKNRQEPPKPLSPKRTVNIISGGEDINGMTYTAANKISKVTITQGKFVRHVLEEDTIIFNDADADGVLSPHNDALVISLIVHDTNVKRVLIDPGCSVNIILLRVLCEMQVEDKLIPKAHTLSGFDNSSVVTKGEIKAIEEIPDMLSSKKEVQRLTGTIAAL; encoded by the exons atgggtgacaaggtacaatggccaaaagagatgagatcgaatccaaacaggcgcaaccctgatcattggtgtgaGTTTCATAATGATCACAGGCATAAAACAACAGACTGTAgttttttacaaagtgaagttgatcatttattaaaacaaggttaTCTCATCGAGttattcagtgagaaaggtaagaaagcttacatgaagaataggcaggaacCCCCTAAACCACTTTCTCCAAAGCGGACCGTCAACATTATAAGcgggggtgaagacatcaatggcaTGACGTACACTGCAGCTAATAAAAtttccaaagtcacaattacTCAAGGGAAATTTGTGCGACATGTATTAGAGGAAGACACCATTATATTTAATGATGCTGATGCGGATGGCGTATTATCTCCTCATAACGATgccctggtaatatctttaattgtacatgatactaatgtgaaacgagttttgattgatccaggttgttccgtgaacattattttgctaagagtattatgTGAGATGCAAGTTGaggataaattaataccaaaggcaCATACTttatctggatttgacaattctagtgttgtgacgaaaggagag attaaggccattgaagaaattcctgatatgctttcaagcaaaaaagaagtgcagaggttgacagGAACAATTGCAGCCTTgtga